The following DNA comes from Pseudomonadota bacterium.
GATCGAAATGACAAGCACGCGCCGTCGCCCGACGCGGTCGCCCAGGTGGCCGAACAGGATGGCGCCGATCGGGCGTGCCACAAAGCCGATGGCAAAGACGCCGAACGCCGCGATGACCGAGACGGCCGGATTGTCGTCAGGAAAAAACTGCAGGCCGATCGTGGCGGCGAAGTAGCCGTAGATGGCAAAGTCGTACCACTCGAGCGCATTGCCCACCATGCTGGCAACGCGGACCCGGCGGCGCGTGGATGTCTGGCTCACGCCTCTCCCCATCGGTGTTTGGCGGCTTAACGGTAACGATGCCCTGATTGCCTGTCAGTAACCGGCCGTGCGGCGGCTATCGTAGCCGATGTCAGGTCTCCGGCGGCCTGTCCGATCGAGTCGGAAGGTCGCGCCATGCCCAAATAATTGCCGCTATTGAAATCGCCGCGCAGACCATCAGGACATAAGCCGGTGACATATCTCCGGCATTGCGATCGATAAGATAGGCGGCGACCAGTGGCGCAGTTCCCCCCAAGGCGGCGAACGAAACATTGTACGAGACGGAAAAGCCGCTCATGCGAACGTTCGGGGCGAAGAGGAGCGCCATGGTGGTGGCGAAGAGACCGCCATAAGGCGCCAGAATCAGAACGAAGCCGAACTGGCCGAGGAACGACAACACCGGATCGCTCTGGTCGACGAGCCAGAAAAGCGGCCATGACAGGACCACGCCCAAAACCGCCAGCGCCAGCAACATCCGCCTGAATCCGAGGCGATCGCCCAACACGCCGCCAACGACCGAGAGGGCGGTATAGAAGATCATGTTGATGGAGTTGATATCGAACGCGTCCGCCGCCGGATCGCCGACCACCCGGGTTATGTAGGTCGTCAGATAAACGAAGATCAGATAGAAGCCGCCGGCAAAGAACGCCGCGATACCGATGGCCTGAATCATCTGGCGGCCGTGGGTGGCCAGCGCCTGGCGCAACGGGCCTTGGTACCAAGGCGCGCTGCTGCTTTCGGGATGGTATGTCTCTGACAGGCCATGGCGTCGGATCACGTAGCCGCACACCGCGATAATCGCGCCACAAAGAAATGGCAGCCGCCAGCCCCAGTCATCGACCGCCGCACCATCCAGGAGCCACGTCACCAGGGAGCCAGCGGCCGAGCCCAGCAGGAACCCAATGCCGACGCCCAGATAGGCCCAACTGCCGGCCAGGCCGCGCCTGGATGGCGGTGCGCCTTCGACCATGAACGTGATGGACCCGGTCATCTCGCCGCCGACCGAAAGACCTTGTAGGAGCCTCAGCGCGATGAGGATGGCAGGCGCCCAAAAACCGATGTCGTCATAGGTCGGCAAGAAGCCGATCAGCGTGGTTGGACCGGCCATCAGAACAATCGACAAAACGAGGACGCGACGCCGGCCGACCCTGTCCCCCAAATGTCCAAACAGGACGGCGCCGACCGGACGTGCCAGGAAGCCTATGGCGAAGACGCCGAATGACGCGATCACCGAGACGGCCGGATCGTCGTCGGGGAAAAACTGAAACCCGATGGTCGCGGCAAAATAGCCGTAGATGGCAAAGTCGTACCACTCGAGCGCATTGCCGACCATGCTGGCCAGCCGAACCCTGCTGTTTGACGAGCCTGTCACACCGCCCCCTCCAGCAAACGCGCCCAGCTAAGACGCTATAGGAGGAGCCGGTGCTTTGTCATTGGTGACGTTCGACGAGCAGGCTTTGGAGCGCCGACAAGAGGCAGCATCCTTGCCAGAAGCCGGCCTAAACGGGTGTTCCCAGATAGGCCTCGACGACCTCCGGATTGGCGCGGATCGCCTCCGGTGCGCCCTCGGCCAACAGGCTGCCGAAGTTCAGGACGGTGATGTGCTCGCAAAGACCCATCACCGCCTGCATGTCGTGTTCGACCAACAAAATGGTGACGCCGGAGTCCCGCACCTGGCGGATCAGATCCATCATACGCCGGGTCTCTTCCGGGTTCATGCCGGTGAACGGCTCATCAAGCATCAGGAGTTTCGGTTCGGTGGCCAGCGCGACAGCGATGCCGAGGGCGCGCTGCAGACCATGCGGCAGATTGGAGCACAGCTCGTCTTTGAGATCGGCGAGGTCCATGAACGCGAGGATCTCGTCGACCTTCTCTCTGGCGTCCGCCTCGCGGTCCTTCTTCAGACCTAGCAGCACGCTGAACGGATCGACGCGCGCTTTCAGGTGACAGCCAACCAGGACGTTGTCGAAGACCGTGAACTCGTGAAACAGCGTCGTCGCCTGGAAGGTGCGGACCAGACCGAGTTCGGTAATCGCGCTCGTCTTCATGCCGGAAATGTCGCGCCCGTCATAGACGATGCGTCCGGCGCTCGGCTTGTAGTAACCGCTGATGACATTGAATGTTGTCGTCTTGCCGGCGCCGTTGGGGCCGATCAGGCCATGAATGGCGCCCGCTTCGATCTGGAAGGTCAGGTTGTTGACGGCTGTCAGTCCGCCGAAACGGCGCGTCAGACGATCGACTTCAAGTAATGTCATCAGCGTGCCCCCTGGTTCCGTCGTCCTTGTCGGCGGACGATCGGCACGCGGTCCTTATAGCAAACTTGCATGGCGACGGAATGATGCGCTTGCAGCGTGCTTGGGCTTAACTCGTGACGATCAGATTGACGCCGGCGGTTTCGAGACGTCGGGCATAGTCGAGCGGCAGCTGCTGGTCGGTCACCAGCACGTCGATATCCTCGAAGCCGGCGACCCTGACGGGCGCGCGCCGGTTGATCTTGGCGTGATCGGCAACGACAACGGCGCGTTGCGCATGACGGATGACCGCGCTGGAGAACTCGGCTTCGTCAACGTAGTAGTCCATCAGGCCGGCATCCAGATCGACCGCGGCGATCGACAGGATGGCGGTGTGCACCTGGAAGCGCTCGACGAAGCGGATGGCCTCATGGCCCAGCACGGCGCCGTCATCGGCGCGGATCTCGCCGCCGGCGATATAGACCCGATTGCCGTTGCGCGAGGCAAGCGTGCGCGCGATGTCCGCGCAGTTGGTGGCGACCAAGAGGTCGCGGTGGCCGGCTAACGCCCGCGCTACATAGGCTGTCGTGGTACCTGTATCCAGCATGACGGATTCGCCGTTTTCGATCAGGCCGGCCGTCGCTTCGGCGATCGCGCGTTTGGCCTCGGCATGCTCGTCCATGCGCTGGCGAAACGCGCTTTCGCGCAGCGGTTCCGGCAAGGCGACACCGCCATGCACTTTGCGCACCAGACCGCGCGCGGCGAGCCGGCGGATGTCACGGCGGATTGTCTCGTCGGAGACCTGCAGCCGCTCCGCGAGATCGCCGACACCGCACAGGCCGCGCTCGCGCACCGCCGTGACGATGGCCGACTGTCGTTCCGTTGCATGCATGGAACTTCTCCGAAGAGGCCACTAATCTAGACAGTATACCTAGAATCAATACAAATGCTGACATGTGGAATCAAACGGCGTTTCGTCTGCATTTGTGTGGGATGCTGTTGATTTGTCTTGTTTCACAGGAGATTTGCCGCTTTCATGGTGACCAGACGGCTGCGTGAAGCCGCGCGGGTCCAACACAACACCAACGGGGAGGTAAGAAATGTTAACAAGTTTGCGTACGACGGCGCTGGCGGGTGCGCTTGGCGTCTTCTTGACCGGCCAGGCGATGGCCGCAGCGCCGGAATCCGACGACCCCATCAAACTCACCCTGCACGACTGGACGGGCCAGTACATCACCACGACCATCATGGGCGAGGTGCTGAAGTCGATGGGCTACAACGTCGAATACGTTCAGGCCGACTACATCGCCCAGTTCGCCGGCCTTGAGTCAGGCGATCTGCACATCGCGATGGAAATGTGGGAGACCACCGGCAAGGACGCGATGGAGGCCTCGCTCGAAACCGGCAAGACCCTCGATCTGGGCGAGACCGGCATGTTCGCCATCGAGGAGTGGTGGTACCCCAGCTATATGAAAGAGAAGTGCCCAGGGCTGCCGGACTGGCAGGCGCTGAACGACTGCGCCGAAGCATTCTCGACGCCTGAGACCGCGCCCAAGGGCCGTTATCTGGGCGGTCCGGTCACCTGGGGCGGCTATGACGATGAACGCGCCGAAGCGCTCGACCTGGATTACGAGGTCGTACACGCGGGCACCGACGCCGCGCTCTTCGCCGAGCTGCAGTCGGCCTATCAGCGTGAAGCGCCGTTCCTGGGCTGGGTCTATGCCCCGCACTGGGCGCCGACCAAGTTCGAAGGCGAGTGGGTGGAATTCCCGAGCTACGCCGACGAGTGCTACAGCGATCCCGCATGGGGCGTGAACCCAGACATGGCCTATGACTGCGGCAAGCCGCGCGGTTGGATCAAGAAGGTCGGTTGGAAGGACGGCGAGGGCAAGTGGCCGTGTGCCTATTCCGCCGTGCGCGCTTTCCACATCGAGAACGACGCCATGGGCAACCTGGTGGCCGAGGTCGATCTGGAAGGCAAGGACCTGAACGATGTGGTTGGCGCCTGGATGGATGCCAACAAGGATACCTGGCAGGCCTGGACGTCCTGCGAGTAATCCCATCGTGCTAGGATGATGGCCGTTAGAGCAGATCCTGCCTTAATGGAATCGCTTCGCGAACCCATCAAGGCAGGTGAATCTGCTCTATTCATAGATAGAGAGCGGATTCACACGGTCAGGTGGAACCGTCAAACGGTTCCACCTGACCGTGACCCGCTCTAGGGATCCTGGGGAAGATCCCGGCGGCCATCCGTCTTTTCAGGGCCAGGAGCGATGACCGGCGACGCGTGTCCGATAAAACTCGCCTGTGAGAACGTATGGAAGCTGTTCGGGCAGAACGCCGGGGACGTGCTTCAGCGCACCGGCGGCGCGCCCAGCGATGCCGATCTGGCTGCCGCCGAGGTCATCGGCGCCGTCCGCGACGCCACGATCACCGTTCGCGAAGGCGAGATCTTCATCATCATGGGGCTTAGCGGCTCCGGCAAATCGACCCTGGTACGCTGTATGTCGCGCCTGATCGAGCCGACTGCGGGCCGGGTGCTGTTTGAGGACCGCAACCTCCTCGACATGGGTGAAAAGGAGCTCATGGAGCTCCGGCGCCACCGCATGGGCATGGTGTTTCAGCATTTCGCGCTGCTGCCGCATTTGACGGTACTGGGCAATGTGGCGTTCCCGCTAGAGATCCAGGGCCTCGGCAAGGCCGAGCGCGAAACCAAGGCCCTTGAGATGATCGATCTCGTCGGACTGAAGGGCCGCGAGACCTACTATCCGCGCGAACTCTCTGGCGGCCAGCAGCAGCGTGTCGGCATCGCCCGCTCGCTCGCCGTGGAACCGGAGATCTGGTTTCTGGACGAACCGTTCTCCGCGCTTGATCCCCTGATCCGCCGCGAGATGCAGGACGAGTTCCTGCGCCTGCAGAATGTGCTGCACAAGACCATCATCTTTATCACCCACGATTTCGACGAGGCGATCCGGCTGGCCGACCGCATCGCGATCATGAAAGACGGTGCGATCATCCAGATCGGCACGCCGGAGGAACTGGTCACCGCGCCGGCCGATGATTACGTCGCAGAGTTCACCCGCGACATTCCCCGCGCCAAGGTGCTGTCCGCCGGCGCCATAGCGAAATCCGGTCCGCACGGAACAACGACCATCAGGTCGGA
Coding sequences within:
- a CDS encoding MFS transporter — encoded protein: MTGSSNSRVRLASMVGNALEWYDFAIYGYFAATIGFQFFPDDDPAVSVIASFGVFAIGFLARPVGAVLFGHLGDRVGRRRVLVLSIVLMAGPTTLIGFLPTYDDIGFWAPAILIALRLLQGLSVGGEMTGSITFMVEGAPPSRRGLAGSWAYLGVGIGFLLGSAAGSLVTWLLDGAAVDDWGWRLPFLCGAIIAVCGYVIRRHGLSETYHPESSSAPWYQGPLRQALATHGRQMIQAIGIAAFFAGGFYLIFVYLTTYITRVVGDPAADAFDINSINMIFYTALSVVGGVLGDRLGFRRMLLALAVLGVVLSWPLFWLVDQSDPVLSFLGQFGFVLILAPYGGLFATTMALLFAPNVRMSGFSVSYNVSFAALGGTAPLVAAYLIDRNAGDMSPAYVLMVCAAISIAAIIWAWRDLPTRSDRPPET
- a CDS encoding ABC transporter ATP-binding protein; this encodes MTLLEVDRLTRRFGGLTAVNNLTFQIEAGAIHGLIGPNGAGKTTTFNVISGYYKPSAGRIVYDGRDISGMKTSAITELGLVRTFQATTLFHEFTVFDNVLVGCHLKARVDPFSVLLGLKKDREADAREKVDEILAFMDLADLKDELCSNLPHGLQRALGIAVALATEPKLLMLDEPFTGMNPEETRRMMDLIRQVRDSGVTILLVEHDMQAVMGLCEHITVLNFGSLLAEGAPEAIRANPEVVEAYLGTPV
- a CDS encoding DeoR/GlpR family DNA-binding transcription regulator, which gives rise to MHATERQSAIVTAVRERGLCGVGDLAERLQVSDETIRRDIRRLAARGLVRKVHGGVALPEPLRESAFRQRMDEHAEAKRAIAEATAGLIENGESVMLDTGTTTAYVARALAGHRDLLVATNCADIARTLASRNGNRVYIAGGEIRADDGAVLGHEAIRFVERFQVHTAILSIAAVDLDAGLMDYYVDEAEFSSAVIRHAQRAVVVADHAKINRRAPVRVAGFEDIDVLVTDQQLPLDYARRLETAGVNLIVTS
- a CDS encoding ABC transporter substrate-binding protein produces the protein MAAAPESDDPIKLTLHDWTGQYITTTIMGEVLKSMGYNVEYVQADYIAQFAGLESGDLHIAMEMWETTGKDAMEASLETGKTLDLGETGMFAIEEWWYPSYMKEKCPGLPDWQALNDCAEAFSTPETAPKGRYLGGPVTWGGYDDERAEALDLDYEVVHAGTDAALFAELQSAYQREAPFLGWVYAPHWAPTKFEGEWVEFPSYADECYSDPAWGVNPDMAYDCGKPRGWIKKVGWKDGEGKWPCAYSAVRAFHIENDAMGNLVAEVDLEGKDLNDVVGAWMDANKDTWQAWTSCE
- a CDS encoding betaine/proline/choline family ABC transporter ATP-binding protein (Members of the family are the ATP-binding subunit of ABC transporters for substrates such as betaine, L-proline or other amino acids, choline, carnitine, etc. The substrate specificity is best determined from the substrate-binding subunit, rather than this subunit, as it interacts with the permease subunit and not with substrate directly.) is translated as MTGDACPIKLACENVWKLFGQNAGDVLQRTGGAPSDADLAAAEVIGAVRDATITVREGEIFIIMGLSGSGKSTLVRCMSRLIEPTAGRVLFEDRNLLDMGEKELMELRRHRMGMVFQHFALLPHLTVLGNVAFPLEIQGLGKAERETKALEMIDLVGLKGRETYYPRELSGGQQQRVGIARSLAVEPEIWFLDEPFSALDPLIRREMQDEFLRLQNVLHKTIIFITHDFDEAIRLADRIAIMKDGAIIQIGTPEELVTAPADDYVAEFTRDIPRAKVLSAGAIAKSGPHGTTTIRSDARIADVAAMVFDHDEPLGVVDADGTTVGALDRDAVLDV